Proteins encoded within one genomic window of Trichomycterus rosablanca isolate fTriRos1 chromosome 7, fTriRos1.hap1, whole genome shotgun sequence:
- the tor3a gene encoding torsin-3A, whose product MIVLTVYSALVAALSVNAELFQFDSISNYSTYYLNYLYCHVWEGECQPNQDDVTQQEPAGDLWSWWSQAYKGMARNWPCNFWQCCDSGDCRITNNLTGLELDLQQKLHGQHLAQSVVLKAIQGFINNPESNKPLTLSFHGWSGTGKNFVARMVADNLYRDGIKSECVRLFIAPFHFPHAQLVDVYKGQLREAIRDMVLRCPQTLFIFDEAEKLHPGLIDAIKPFMDHYDSVDGVNYRRAIFLFLSNIGGAAITEVALDFWHSGQNREDIGLEDLEHRLRAESVEAEGGFAQSELMSGHLIDFFVPFLPLEYRHVKQCAHAAFVARGVEPNESTLDEVAKAMVYVPKEEKLFSAQGCKSIPQRINFFLP is encoded by the exons ATGATCGTTTTAACGGTTTATTCCGCTCTTGTAGCGGCGCTTTCGGTTAATGCGGAACTCTTTCAGTTTGACAGCATATCGAATTATTCCACCTATTACTTGAACTACCTCTACTGCCATGTGTGGGAAGGGGAGTGCCAGCCTAACCAGGACGATGTTACTCAACAAG AGCCTGCCGGGGACCTTTGGTCATGGTGGTCTCAGGCTTATAAAGGCATGGCAAGGAACTGGCCCTGCAACTTCTGGCAATGCTGTGATTCAGGAGACTGCAGGATCACTAACAACCTCACAG GTCTGGAGCTAGATCTACAGCAAAAACTTCATGGGCAGCACCTGGCTCAGTCAGTAGTGCTGAAGGCCATTCAAGGCTTCATTAATAATCCTGAGTCCAACAAGCCCCTGACTCTGTCTTTCCATGGCTGGTCAGGCACAGGCAAAAACTTTGTGGCTCGGATGGTGGCAGACAACTTGTATAGGGACGGAATAAAGAGTGAGTGTGTGCGGTTGTTCATCGCTCCATTCCACTTTCCACATGCGCAACTGGTAGATGTGTATAAG ggccaGCTGAGGGAGGCTATTAGAGACATGGTACTCCGATGCCCACAGACTCTTTTCATCTTTGATGAGGCAGAGAAGTTGCACCCTGGTCTTATAGATGCCATTAAGCCGTTTATGGACCACTATGATAGTGTTGATGGGGTCAATTATAGAAGGGCCATATTTCTGTTTCTCAG TAATATTGGTGGTGCTGCTATCACTGAAGTAGCACTGGACTTTTGGCATTCAGGACAAAATCGAGAAGACATTGGGCTGGAAGATCTGGAACATCGACTGCGAGCAGAATCTGTGGAGGCTGAAG GGGGATTTGCCCAGAGTGAGCTTATGTCTGGGCACCTGATTGACTTCTTTGTACCATTTTTGCCTCTTGAGTATCGTCATGTCAAACAGTGTGCTCACGCAGCATTTGTTGCACGAGGTGTGGAGCCTAACGAGTCAACTCTGGACGAGGTGGCAAAGGCTATGGTGTACGTACCCAAAGAAGAGAAACTTTTCTCTGCACAGGGCTGCAAATCCATCCCGCAACGGATCAACTTCTTTTTACCCTAA
- the calr gene encoding calreticulin, translated as MTALSLLFLSISVALVAAEPTVYFREQFEDGDAWKSRWVESTHKSDYGKFVLSAGKFYGDAEKDKGLQTSQDAHFYALSSQFEDFSNKDQPLVLQFTVKHEQNLDCGGGYIKLFPAELKQEEMHGDSTYNIMFGPDICGPGTKKVHVIFNYKGKNHLINKDIRCKDDEYTHLYTLIVNPDNTYEVKIDNKKVESGFLEKDWDFLPSKKIKDPNAKKPEDWDEKEKIDDPDDKKPEDWEKPENIPDPDAKKPDDWDEEMDGEWEPPMVTNPEYKGEWKPKQIDNPAYKGKWVHPEIDNPEYTPDSEIYKYISNSVIGLDLWQVKSGTIFDNFLITNDPKLAEDIGNETWGATKDAEKKMKDHQEEVERNKQEEEDKKRKEEAKDEEEEEEKDEEDEEEEEEEEEGEEEDEEETDSNLKDEL; from the exons ATGACGGCGCTGTCTTTGCTTTTCCTGAGCATTTCGGTGGCTTTAGTAGCTGCAGAACCGACTGTTTATTTTCGAGAGCAGTTTGAAGATGGAg ATGCCTGGAAAAGCAGATGGGTGGAATCCACACACAAATCTGACTACGGCAAGTTCGTGCTGTCGGCTGGCAAATTTTATGGTGATGCAGAGAAAGACAAGG GTCTTCAGACCAGCCAGGATGCCCATTTCTATGCATTGTCATCCCAGTTTGAGGACTTCAGTAACAAGGACCAGCCACTAGTCTTGCAGTTCACAGTAAAACATGAGCAGAACTTAGACTGTGGAGGAGGCTACATTAAGCTTTTCCCAGCAGAACTCAAACAAGAAGAAATGCATGGAGATTCAACATACAATATCATGTTTG GTCCTGATATTTGTGGTCCTGGAACCAAGAAAGTTCACGTCATCTTTAATTATAAGGGCAAGAATCATTTGATCAACAAAGATATCAGGTGCAAG GATGATGAGTACACCCATCTGTACACGCTGATTGTTAATCCAGACAACACCTATGAGGTAAAGATTGACAATAAGAAAGTGGAGTCTGGATTTCTGGAGAAAGATTGGGACTTCCTGCCTTCAAAAAAGATCAAGGATCCCAATGCTAAGAAGCCTGAGGACTGGGATGAGAAAGAGAAAATTGATGATCCTGATGATAAAAAACCTGAG GACTGGGAGAAACCTGAGAACATCCCTGATCCAGATGCTAAGAAGCCTGATGACTGGGATGAGGAGATGGATGGAGAATGGGAACCTCCCATGGTTACCAACCCTGAATACAAG GGTGAGTGGAAGCCAAAACAGATAGACAATCCTGCTTACAAGGGTAAATGGGTGCATCCGGAAATTGATAACCCTGAATACACACCCGATTCTGAGATCTACAAATATATCAGCAATAGTGTGATTGGACTGGACCTGTGGCAG GTGAAATCTGGCACCATTTTTGATAACTTTCTCATAACCAATGACCCAAAACTGGCTGAAGACATTGGCAATGAGACTTGGGGTGCAACAAAG GATGCTGAAAAAAAGATGAAGGATCATCAGGAGGAGgtagaaagaaacaaacaagaggAGGAGGACAAGAAACGAAAAGAGGAAGCAAaggatgaagaagaagaagaagaaaaagatgaggaggatgaggaggaggaagaagaggaggaggagggagaagaagaagatgaagaagaaaCAGACTCTAATCTTAAGGATGAGTTGTAG